In the Bacillota bacterium genome, GAAAACCGGATGTTGTGCAAAAAAACTTTTTACGTCCATGTGTAATTTGATTATTTTGATCAAAACCACTAAATTCATTAGCTGTTTTGATCAAAATGTTCAAGTGGGTAAAAAAATCCACTTACTTGAAGAAAATAAGCAGAACCACTAAACAAATTAGTGGTTTTGATGAATTTCGTCAAGAAATTAATAACACGGTCTCCATGCATGAAAGTACATTTTGGAAGAAAAAAAATGACAAACCTCTTGCCAAGGGTTATGATCTAATCATAACAAATATCATTCGAGGCGTGATACGTGGTTCAAAAAAAAGAGGTTGTGGAAATCGGCCTCGAAACTCTCTTAGACCTTGACGGAGAAATCTTCGCGATAGACGAATGGTATTGGGTAAAATTCGAAGCTCGCCGGGTAGATCCGACCGAGCATATACCCCATGGCATTAGATATTCATTAACCCTCCACGACAAAAATAACAGGCGGATTATTGGCTATGACAATGCCCATGGGATCAAGAAACCAAGAAGAAAACGGTTCAGTGGCAAAAGGATCGTTTGGGATCACAAGCATGAAAACGAAAAGATTTCCTCGTATGAATTTGAAACTGCTTACAATCTCCTTCGTGATTTCTGGAACGATGTAGAAAATATTATTTCAGGGTGAACCTCATGGCAACTCGAGTCTTAAAAGTCGGCATCATCTCAAAAAAGAATTATATTAAAAGGACCTTAGCTATTGCCAAAGGTGACTACAAACCACGGAAAGACGAGCCCAAGGTATGGTTTGAGTCCGTCAAATCCATGTCGCAAGTCCTTAGCAATGAGAATCAAGAATTATTGCGCATAATAATCGACAACAAGCCAAATTCCATTACAGATCTGGAACGGATTACCCAGAGAAAGAAATCCAATCTTTCAAAAACGCTCAAGACGATGGAGAAATACGGGATCGTCAAACTGGTTAAAAAGGAAGGGAGGATAATCCCGCAGGTCCAGGCCACTGACTTCAAAGTGGAATTTGGACTCCATTACAGTTCACCAACTCGTCAGCTTTCCTTGTAATGGAGGGTCGAGGAACTAAGATTCGACTTTCTGCTCGTCCTCCGGTTACATATTAGGCAAATTCTATTCCTTGTCCTTTTCAGCTGCCAACTTGTGTCTTCCAGTTCACGAACATATCCAGAAAGCCTTCCATGAGTTACCAAAAACTTAAGCATTACTTCGAACTGTTGGAAAAGAACCACGTTCCGACCAACCTT is a window encoding:
- a CDS encoding DUF6516 family protein, encoding MVQKKEVVEIGLETLLDLDGEIFAIDEWYWVKFEARRVDPTEHIPHGIRYSLTLHDKNNRRIIGYDNAHGIKKPRRKRFSGKRIVWDHKHENEKISSYEFETAYNLLRDFWNDVENIISG